The following are encoded in a window of Cyprinus carpio isolate SPL01 chromosome B18, ASM1834038v1, whole genome shotgun sequence genomic DNA:
- the il17c gene encoding interleukin-17C yields the protein MWSPLFFGIFFFFLSESIVKGKNLGCFGECEHEFSKIHNKLLQSLHAHRHQRLRPVRHTANSCEDFVRSSTAALNHRSLSPWRIRTVEDTEMYPSKYEEAECLCDGCIINGVENRTYNSVPVKQTRLFLKKVPCPSDPKKYSLEYKLVSVTVACTCAVPQRG from the exons ATGTGg TCTCCGCtgttttttggaatatttttcttcttcttgtcgGAGAGCATCGTGAAAGGAAAGAATCTGGGATGCTTCGGTGAATGTGAACATGAGTTCAGCAAGATTCACAACAAGCTACTTCAGTCtctgcacgcacacagacaccaGCGCCTCCGGCCCGTCCGTCACACGGCGAACTCCTGTGAAGATTTCGTTCGGTCTTCAACAGCAGCGCTCAACCATCGCTCACTGTCCCCCTGGCGGATAAG AACAGTGGAAGATACAGAGATGTACCCCTCAAAATACGAGGAGGCCGAGTGTCTGTGTGATGGATGCATCATTAACGGGGTTGAAAATCGGACCTACAACTCAGTGCCTGTGAAGCAAACTCGCTTATTCCTGAAGAAGGTTCCTTGCCCGTCTGACCCGAAAAAATACTCCTTAGAGTATAAACTTGTGTCAGTGACTGTAGCCTGTACCTGTGCGGTTCCTCAGCGAGGATGA